In one window of Festucalex cinctus isolate MCC-2025b chromosome 14, RoL_Fcin_1.0, whole genome shotgun sequence DNA:
- the zfp36l2 gene encoding mRNA decay activator protein ZFP36L2 isoform X2: protein MKEGVHQQIWGNDDMSATVLSAFYDMDMLYKDKSTNMNALHINSMLDKKAVGAPVTSAGSGGPFAPGFFRRNSTSNVEAMNNGNKYSMSSSYSSLKENTPSGTTTLMNKENKFRDRAYSESGERAVLQQKAGSQINSTRYKTELCRPFEENGSCKYGEKCQFAHGYHELRSLSRHPKYKTEPCRTFHTIGFCPYGPRCHFIHNADERRPAPAANANVQAGESRGFGQRDILPPQQQHCYAQRDRPKLHHSLSFSGFSSHHGLDSPLLESPTSRTPPPPASSCMSSSSFYDDVLSPNSMSCINSAFNLPGQDLKTLLAPLAVHTSGGYSNNHSAGGAHYGGVQGGMCPPSPPTYNMSHLQTLRRLSESPVFEPPPSPPDSLSDRESYASGSLSSSGSLSGSESPSLDAGRRLPIFSRLSISDD from the exons ATGAAAGAAGGAGTGCACCAGCAAATTTGGGGAAACGACGACATGTCTGCGACCGTCTTGTCCGCCTTCTACGACATGGACATGCTTTACAAG GATAAAAGCACGAACATGAACGCCCTCCACATCAACAGCATGCTGGACAAGAAGGCGGTCGGAGCCCCGGTCACCTccgcgggctccggtggccccTTCGCGCCGGGATTTTTCCGCCGAAACTCCACCAGCAACGTGGAGGCGATGAACAACGGCAACAAGTACTCCATGAGCTCCTCTTACAGCAGCCTGAAGGAGAACACGCCGAGCGGAACGACCACTCTCATGAACAAGGAAAACAAGTTCCGCGACCGCGCGTACAGCGAGAGCGGAGAGCGGGCCGTGCTGCAGCAGAAGGCCGGCTCTCAGATCAACTCCACCCGCTACAAGACCGAGCTGTGTCGGCCCTTCGAGGAGAACGGCTCGTGCAAGTACGGCGAAAAATGCCAGTTCGCCCACGGCTACCACGAGCTCAGGAGCTTGTCCCGCCACCCCAAGTACAAAACGGAGCCGTGTCGCACGTTCCACACCATCGGCTTCTGCCCCTACGGTCCCCGGTGTCACTTTATCCATAACGCCGACGAGCGCCGGCCCGCTCCGGCCGCCAACGCCAACGTGCAGGCGGGGGAGTCCCGCGGCTTCGGCCAAAGGGACATCCTGCCCCCTCAGCAGCAGCACTGCTACGCCCAGAGGGACAGACCAAAGCTTCACCACAGCCTTAGTTTCTCCGGCTTCTCCAGCCACCACGGCCTGGACTCCCCGCTGCTCGAAAGCCCCACGTCGCGaaccccgccgccgcccgcctccTCCTGCATGTCCTCCTCCAGCTTCTACGACGACGTGCTGTCGCCCAACTCCATGTCTTGCATCAACAGTGCCTTCAACCTACCCGGGCAAGACTTAAAAACTTTGCTGGCCCCGCTGGCCGTGCACACCTCCGGCGGCTACTCCAACAACCACTCGGCCGGCGGCGCCCACTACGGGGGCGTGCAGGGCGGCATGTGCCCCCCGTCGCCTCCCACGTACAACATGAGCCACTTGCAGACGCTGCGCCGTCTCAGCGAGTCGCCGGTGTTCGAACCTCCCCCCAGCCCGCCAGACTCTCTCTCAGACCGGGAGAGCTACGCCAGCGGGTCCCTCAGCTCCTCCGGGAGCCTCAGTGGCTCCGAGTCTCCCAGTCTGGACGCTGGGAGACGTTTGCCAATCTTCAGCAGGCTGTCGATTTCAGATGACTga
- the zfp36l2 gene encoding mRNA decay activator protein ZFP36L2 isoform X1, whose amino-acid sequence MKEGVHQQIWGNDDMSATVLSAFYDMDMLYKQDKSTNMNALHINSMLDKKAVGAPVTSAGSGGPFAPGFFRRNSTSNVEAMNNGNKYSMSSSYSSLKENTPSGTTTLMNKENKFRDRAYSESGERAVLQQKAGSQINSTRYKTELCRPFEENGSCKYGEKCQFAHGYHELRSLSRHPKYKTEPCRTFHTIGFCPYGPRCHFIHNADERRPAPAANANVQAGESRGFGQRDILPPQQQHCYAQRDRPKLHHSLSFSGFSSHHGLDSPLLESPTSRTPPPPASSCMSSSSFYDDVLSPNSMSCINSAFNLPGQDLKTLLAPLAVHTSGGYSNNHSAGGAHYGGVQGGMCPPSPPTYNMSHLQTLRRLSESPVFEPPPSPPDSLSDRESYASGSLSSSGSLSGSESPSLDAGRRLPIFSRLSISDD is encoded by the exons ATGAAAGAAGGAGTGCACCAGCAAATTTGGGGAAACGACGACATGTCTGCGACCGTCTTGTCCGCCTTCTACGACATGGACATGCTTTACAAG CAGGATAAAAGCACGAACATGAACGCCCTCCACATCAACAGCATGCTGGACAAGAAGGCGGTCGGAGCCCCGGTCACCTccgcgggctccggtggccccTTCGCGCCGGGATTTTTCCGCCGAAACTCCACCAGCAACGTGGAGGCGATGAACAACGGCAACAAGTACTCCATGAGCTCCTCTTACAGCAGCCTGAAGGAGAACACGCCGAGCGGAACGACCACTCTCATGAACAAGGAAAACAAGTTCCGCGACCGCGCGTACAGCGAGAGCGGAGAGCGGGCCGTGCTGCAGCAGAAGGCCGGCTCTCAGATCAACTCCACCCGCTACAAGACCGAGCTGTGTCGGCCCTTCGAGGAGAACGGCTCGTGCAAGTACGGCGAAAAATGCCAGTTCGCCCACGGCTACCACGAGCTCAGGAGCTTGTCCCGCCACCCCAAGTACAAAACGGAGCCGTGTCGCACGTTCCACACCATCGGCTTCTGCCCCTACGGTCCCCGGTGTCACTTTATCCATAACGCCGACGAGCGCCGGCCCGCTCCGGCCGCCAACGCCAACGTGCAGGCGGGGGAGTCCCGCGGCTTCGGCCAAAGGGACATCCTGCCCCCTCAGCAGCAGCACTGCTACGCCCAGAGGGACAGACCAAAGCTTCACCACAGCCTTAGTTTCTCCGGCTTCTCCAGCCACCACGGCCTGGACTCCCCGCTGCTCGAAAGCCCCACGTCGCGaaccccgccgccgcccgcctccTCCTGCATGTCCTCCTCCAGCTTCTACGACGACGTGCTGTCGCCCAACTCCATGTCTTGCATCAACAGTGCCTTCAACCTACCCGGGCAAGACTTAAAAACTTTGCTGGCCCCGCTGGCCGTGCACACCTCCGGCGGCTACTCCAACAACCACTCGGCCGGCGGCGCCCACTACGGGGGCGTGCAGGGCGGCATGTGCCCCCCGTCGCCTCCCACGTACAACATGAGCCACTTGCAGACGCTGCGCCGTCTCAGCGAGTCGCCGGTGTTCGAACCTCCCCCCAGCCCGCCAGACTCTCTCTCAGACCGGGAGAGCTACGCCAGCGGGTCCCTCAGCTCCTCCGGGAGCCTCAGTGGCTCCGAGTCTCCCAGTCTGGACGCTGGGAGACGTTTGCCAATCTTCAGCAGGCTGTCGATTTCAGATGACTga